From a single Okeanomitos corallinicola TIOX110 genomic region:
- a CDS encoding KAP family P-loop domain protein codes for MENENLNILSADNPLTNPKDDKLGYASFAENLANSICKMSPPDGLVMAVYAPWGSGKSTLLNFIVHYLEQKPEEEQPIIVPFNPWWFSGQEDLTKSFFDQLRGVLSEKWKSQGNGLLKQLDSLADRVSTIPDAKAKIFATIVKTLRQPKDIYKLKEEIEKTLRDQNKRILVVIDDIDRLTAEEIRQLFRVIKAVANFPNVIYLLLFDKEVVVKALEDIQKIDGEAYLEKIVQVPFELPLPDKLSLRRLFEADLQKIFADTPEELFQKDHWREVYLQGIEHFITTPRSIRRLINTLMVTYPAVKGEVNFVDFIAIETIRVFCPFIYNIVRYNSELFSPYHLNLTSSSFMSDEERKIFHDSWINQIDEKDRKSIKNIMVLIFPGIRKAIRQQNMITTSEGLVKYRNKLRICVGEIFPRYFRLAIPEGDISNAEMKAISALANDSQAFAEKLLELSNQIRPDGTSRVKLFLSCLRDLDEKDIPLNCVPSILEALFKVGDNLLRLEDQINSSFAMGNEYEIEFLIHQLLERIEKEKRGIILQETMQNGEAIFTIVWQVVSLREQHGKSEATRSKPEEERLVNGQQLEELEQLALDKIRKAAQQDKIQYDLLKVPRLRAILAFWRDLGGLEEIKQWVQNVIKKDQDLVELLGNYVVKNREGYRLDSQWLSPYLEAFEIIERVRNLAEDTSLTETQTVALQQYIKEYEMRERGENPNYPFP; via the coding sequence GTGGAAAATGAAAATTTAAATATTTTGTCAGCAGATAACCCTTTAACTAATCCGAAAGATGACAAATTAGGATATGCTTCCTTCGCTGAAAATCTGGCTAACAGCATTTGTAAAATGTCTCCTCCAGATGGTTTAGTGATGGCTGTTTATGCTCCTTGGGGTTCAGGTAAATCAACTTTATTGAATTTTATAGTTCACTACCTGGAACAAAAGCCAGAAGAAGAACAGCCGATTATTGTACCTTTTAATCCCTGGTGGTTTTCAGGACAGGAAGACCTCACGAAAAGCTTTTTTGATCAATTGCGAGGTGTTTTAAGTGAAAAATGGAAATCACAGGGGAATGGTTTATTAAAGCAGTTAGACAGTTTAGCTGATAGAGTATCTACAATTCCTGATGCCAAAGCCAAAATATTTGCGACAATAGTAAAAACACTTAGACAGCCAAAGGATATATACAAATTAAAAGAAGAAATTGAGAAAACACTGAGAGATCAGAACAAGCGAATATTGGTTGTTATTGATGATATTGATAGGCTGACTGCTGAAGAGATTAGACAACTATTTCGAGTAATAAAAGCAGTCGCTAATTTTCCTAATGTTATTTATCTGTTGCTATTCGACAAAGAAGTTGTCGTCAAAGCACTCGAAGATATACAGAAAATAGATGGTGAAGCCTACCTTGAGAAAATAGTTCAAGTTCCCTTCGAGTTACCTCTTCCAGATAAATTGTCACTTCGCAGATTATTTGAGGCAGACTTACAGAAAATATTTGCCGATACTCCAGAAGAGCTATTTCAAAAAGACCATTGGCGAGAAGTTTATTTGCAAGGTATAGAACATTTTATAACTACACCTCGCAGTATTCGGAGGTTAATAAATACCTTGATGGTAACATATCCAGCAGTCAAGGGAGAAGTTAACTTTGTTGATTTTATTGCGATTGAAACTATCCGAGTATTTTGTCCATTTATTTACAATATAGTCCGCTATAATTCAGAATTATTTTCTCCTTATCATCTCAATCTGACATCCTCTAGTTTTATGAGTGATGAAGAACGTAAAATATTTCATGATTCTTGGATTAACCAAATTGATGAAAAAGATAGAAAATCAATAAAGAATATAATGGTGCTAATTTTTCCCGGAATTAGAAAGGCTATAAGACAACAAAATATGATAACAACAAGTGAGGGGTTAGTAAAATATAGAAACAAACTCCGTATATGTGTTGGAGAAATATTCCCTCGTTATTTTCGTCTAGCAATACCAGAAGGTGATATATCAAATGCTGAAATGAAAGCCATATCAGCATTAGCAAATGATTCTCAGGCATTTGCTGAAAAATTATTAGAGCTTTCCAATCAAATACGCCCTGATGGTACAAGTAGAGTAAAATTGTTTTTGAGTTGTTTGAGGGATTTGGATGAAAAAGATATTCCTTTAAATTGTGTCCCTTCAATTTTAGAAGCTTTATTTAAAGTTGGTGATAATCTGCTGAGATTAGAAGATCAAATAAACTCAAGTTTTGCTATGGGTAATGAATATGAAATAGAATTTTTGATTCATCAGCTTTTAGAAAGAATAGAAAAAGAGAAACGTGGGATAATTCTTCAGGAAACAATGCAAAATGGAGAAGCAATATTTACCATAGTTTGGCAAGTTGTTTCTCTGAGAGAACAGCACGGTAAGTCTGAAGCTACAAGAAGTAAACCAGAAGAAGAAAGACTTGTTAATGGACAACAACTGGAAGAATTAGAGCAACTAGCGTTAGATAAGATAAGAAAGGCTGCACAACAAGACAAAATACAATATGATTTATTGAAAGTGCCAAGACTAAGAGCAATACTAGCTTTTTGGCGTGATTTAGGTGGTTTAGAAGAAATTAAACAATGGGTACAAAATGTTATTAAAAAAGACCAAGATTTAGTAGAATTGCTAGGAAATTATGTCGTTAAAAATAGAGAGGGTTATAGATTAGATTCTCAGTGGTTATCACCTTATTTAGAAGCATTTGAAATTATTGAAAGAGTTAGGAATTTAGCAGAAGATACAAGTTTAACGGAAACTCAAACAGTAGCTCTACAGCAATATATTAAAGAATACGAAATGCGGGAACGAGGAGAAAATCCAAATTACCCATTTCCTTAA
- a CDS encoding DevA family ABC transporter ATP-binding protein has translation MQTINTSKPVIDVQNIDHYFGTGQLKKQVLFNINLTINAGEIIIMTGPSGSGKTTLLTLVGGLRSAQSGSLKILDKELCNATAKQLTQARRNHGYIFQAHNLHGSLTAIQNVRMGLEVHPKISTIEMMNRSQKMLEDVGLGERLNYYPDSLSGGQKQRVAIARALVSNPKIILADEPTAALDKQSGRDVVELMQKLAKEHDCTILLVTHDNRILDIADRIIYMEDGHLIKDGVGVMSS, from the coding sequence ATGCAAACCATTAATACTTCCAAACCAGTAATTGATGTCCAAAATATTGATCATTACTTCGGGACTGGACAACTAAAAAAACAAGTTTTATTTAATATCAACCTCACCATTAACGCAGGTGAAATTATCATCATGACAGGACCATCTGGTTCTGGTAAAACCACCTTATTAACCTTAGTTGGTGGGTTACGTTCTGCACAGTCAGGAAGTTTAAAAATATTAGATAAAGAACTATGTAACGCAACAGCAAAACAACTCACCCAAGCCAGAAGAAATCACGGTTATATTTTCCAAGCGCATAATTTACATGGGAGTTTAACAGCAATTCAAAATGTGAGAATGGGTTTAGAAGTACATCCCAAAATCTCAACAATAGAAATGATGAACCGTTCCCAAAAAATGTTAGAAGATGTAGGTTTGGGAGAAAGACTAAATTACTATCCAGATAGTTTATCAGGTGGACAAAAACAAAGAGTTGCTATTGCACGTGCATTAGTTAGTAACCCAAAGATTATTTTAGCAGATGAACCTACAGCAGCACTAGATAAACAATCGGGTAGAGATGTAGTAGAATTAATGCAGAAATTAGCTAAAGAACATGATTGTACAATTTTACTTGTTACCCATGATAATCGAATTTTAGATATTGCTGATCGGATTATTTATATGGAAGATGGTCATTTAATTAAAGATGGTGTGGGTGTGATGAGTTCATGA
- a CDS encoding NAD(P)H-hydrate dehydratase, which yields MIKEQIVVTSAQMRDIEGRIFAGGMPVAALMEKVAGLISNRLKSIIPKDRTIGILVGPGHNGGDALVVARELHFQGYQVWIYQPFPKLKELTSQHLQYAQSLGIPCYQELAELPSCDFLIDGLFGFGLEREITGNIAATINHFNDWNCQIFSIDLPSGLHTDTGEVLGTAIRATHTFCLGLWKQGLLQEQALEYIGKAELIDFDIPLADIHVILGEVPKIKRITKTTVFNTLSLPLPPTTHKYKSGHLLLICGSKRYAGGAILTGLGARASGVGMLSIAVPESIKPLLVSHLPEALIIGCPETETGAISDLQLPPKTDLSSFSAIACGPGLTTDATPIVEQVINSEVPLILDADGLNILAQLGTIPTLRKRQNTTILTPHTGEFHRLFPDINYQDRVKAVQTAALQTGAVVLLKGARIAISNPEGVVWINPESTPALARGGSGDVLTGLMGGILARVVNKQVNIEDVVAAASWWHSQGGILAAKERTELGVDAFTLTQYLMRVLVDM from the coding sequence ATGATTAAAGAACAAATAGTAGTTACATCTGCCCAAATGCGTGACATTGAAGGGCGAATATTTGCTGGGGGAATGCCGGTTGCTGCTTTGATGGAAAAGGTAGCAGGTTTAATTAGCAACAGGTTAAAATCTATTATTCCCAAAGATAGAACTATCGGAATTTTAGTTGGTCCCGGACACAATGGAGGTGATGCTTTAGTTGTAGCGCGAGAGTTGCATTTTCAAGGTTATCAAGTTTGGATTTATCAACCTTTTCCTAAACTCAAAGAATTAACTTCTCAACATTTACAATATGCTCAAAGTTTGGGTATTCCTTGTTATCAAGAACTTGCAGAATTACCAAGTTGTGATTTTTTAATTGATGGGTTATTTGGGTTTGGTTTAGAAAGAGAAATTACCGGAAATATTGCTGCTACAATTAACCATTTTAATGATTGGAATTGTCAGATTTTTAGTATTGATTTACCTTCGGGTTTACACACAGATACAGGGGAAGTTTTAGGTACTGCAATTCGCGCTACTCATACCTTTTGTTTAGGTTTATGGAAACAGGGTTTATTACAAGAACAAGCATTAGAGTATATTGGTAAAGCGGAATTAATTGATTTTGATATTCCCTTAGCTGATATTCATGTAATTTTAGGTGAAGTTCCCAAAATTAAACGCATTACTAAAACAACAGTATTTAATACCTTATCTTTACCTCTTCCCCCCACAACCCATAAATATAAATCTGGACATTTACTATTAATTTGTGGTTCAAAACGTTATGCAGGGGGAGCAATTTTAACAGGTTTGGGTGCGCGTGCTTCCGGTGTGGGGATGTTATCAATTGCTGTACCTGAATCTATTAAACCGCTTTTAGTTTCCCATTTACCAGAAGCTTTAATTATTGGCTGTCCTGAAACCGAAACTGGGGCAATTTCTGATTTACAATTACCTCCAAAAACTGATTTAAGTTCATTTAGTGCTATTGCTTGTGGACCCGGTTTAACAACTGATGCTACTCCAATTGTGGAACAGGTAATTAATAGTGAAGTTCCCTTAATTTTGGATGCTGACGGTTTGAATATTTTAGCACAATTAGGGACTATTCCTACTTTAAGAAAACGCCAAAATACAACAATTCTTACACCCCATACAGGTGAATTTCATCGTTTATTTCCTGATATTAATTATCAAGATAGGGTAAAAGCAGTACAAACGGCAGCATTACAAACGGGGGCTGTAGTGCTGTTAAAAGGGGCAAGAATAGCTATTTCTAACCCTGAAGGTGTCGTTTGGATCAATCCTGAAAGTACCCCAGCTTTAGCCCGTGGTGGTAGTGGTGATGTGTTGACTGGTTTAATGGGGGGAATTTTGGCGCGGGTTGTTAATAAACAAGTGAATATTGAAGATGTGGTAGCTGCTGCTTCTTGGTGGCATTCTCAAGGGGGTATTTTAGCAGCAAAAGAAAGGACAGAATTAGGTGTTGATGCGTTTACTTTAACGCAATATTTGATGAGAGTTTTGGTTGATATGTAG
- a CDS encoding DUF29 domain-containing protein produces the protein MINQSFVNTQTLYEQDFYLWTQAIVEQLKENRFNEIDIPNLIEEIESMGRSEKRELKSRLIVLLMHLLKWQYQPEKRSESWRSTITEQRICIEALLEDSPSLQPLLTEVFADCYEKARLKASDETGIKLNFFPKESPFTLDETLNDYFLKN, from the coding sequence ATGATAAATCAATCTTTTGTCAATACTCAAACTCTCTATGAACAGGATTTTTATTTATGGACACAAGCAATTGTTGAGCAGTTGAAAGAAAATAGATTTAATGAAATAGATATACCTAATTTAATTGAAGAAATTGAAAGCATGGGTAGAAGTGAAAAACGGGAGTTAAAAAGCCGTTTAATTGTGTTATTGATGCACTTACTAAAATGGCAATATCAACCAGAAAAACGCAGTGAAAGTTGGCGCAGTACGATTACTGAACAAAGGATTTGTATTGAAGCATTATTAGAAGATAGTCCTAGTTTGCAACCTTTACTTACAGAAGTATTTGCAGATTGTTATGAAAAAGCTCGTCTGAAAGCGTCTGATGAAACAGGAATTAAGTTGAATTTCTTTCCTAAAGAATCTCCTTTTACTTTAGATGAGACTTTGAATGATTATTTTTTAAAGAATTAA
- a CDS encoding DUF2887 domain-containing protein produces MRRDSIFYKLFKQFPGLLFELVDEPPLEADSYVFESVEVKETAFRIDGVFLPPANAVSQMVFFAEVQFQKDENLYFRFFSELSLFLHRHTIRYDDWYGVIIFGSRSLEPSNLKIHRSLLAGDQIRRVYLDELGDVQQQPLGLGLMLLTIQEETEAIETAKFLLAEARKQWEAAIIDLITTIIVYKFTKLSRKEIITMLGLDLEEPKAIREAKEEGEKIIALRFLKRRLGNVPDELLSQVRGLSLAQIENLCDVLLDFTTVADLEGWLQQQ; encoded by the coding sequence ATGCGACGGGATTCTATTTTTTATAAATTGTTCAAACAATTTCCCGGTTTATTGTTTGAATTAGTAGATGAACCACCACTAGAAGCAGATAGTTATGTATTTGAATCGGTGGAAGTAAAAGAAACAGCTTTCCGAATTGATGGGGTGTTTTTACCTCCAGCTAATGCGGTTTCTCAAATGGTGTTTTTTGCAGAGGTGCAGTTTCAGAAAGATGAAAATTTATATTTTCGCTTCTTTTCGGAATTATCGCTGTTTCTGCATCGCCATACTATTCGTTATGATGATTGGTATGGGGTGATCATTTTTGGTTCGCGGAGTTTAGAACCATCAAATTTAAAGATTCATCGGTCTTTGTTAGCAGGTGATCAAATTCGTCGGGTATATTTAGATGAGTTGGGAGATGTACAGCAGCAACCGTTGGGGTTAGGTTTGATGTTGCTGACAATTCAGGAAGAGACTGAAGCAATAGAAACAGCAAAGTTTTTGTTAGCTGAGGCACGGAAACAGTGGGAAGCAGCGATAATAGATTTAATCACGACTATTATTGTTTACAAGTTTACTAAACTAAGTCGCAAGGAGATTATAACCATGTTGGGATTAGATTTAGAAGAACCAAAAGCTATACGGGAAGCGAAAGAAGAGGGAGAAAAAATAATCGCTCTGCGTTTTTTAAAACGGCGTTTGGGTAATGTTCCTGATGAGTTGTTGTCGCAGGTTCGGGGTTTATCTTTAGCACAGATTGAAAATTTATGTGATGTGCTTTTGGATTTTACCACTGTAGCAGATTTGGAAGGGTGGTTACAGCAGCAATAA
- a CDS encoding DUF29 domain-containing protein gives MTAPQPTVTTNTNLYEQDFYLWIEITAKKLKAGKFTEIDLENLIEEIESMGRSEKRALESNLVVLLMHLLKYKYQPEKRSKSWLSTIFEHRRRLNKQFQDSPSLKKYFLETFAECYQDARQQASIETGLELDIFPLESPFNTDECLNPDFLPG, from the coding sequence ATGACAGCACCTCAACCAACAGTAACCACAAACACCAATCTTTACGAACAAGATTTTTACCTGTGGATAGAAATAACCGCCAAAAAATTAAAAGCAGGTAAATTTACAGAAATTGATTTAGAAAATCTGATAGAAGAAATCGAAAGCATGGGAAGAAGTGAAAAAAGAGCATTAGAAAGTAATTTGGTAGTGCTGTTAATGCACCTGTTAAAATATAAATATCAGCCAGAAAAACGCTCTAAAAGTTGGCTTTCGACTATATTTGAACATCGTCGGAGATTAAATAAACAATTCCAAGATAGTCCTAGTCTCAAAAAATATTTTTTAGAAACATTTGCAGAATGTTATCAAGATGCACGTCAACAAGCATCTATAGAAACTGGTTTAGAATTAGATATTTTTCCTTTAGAATCTCCTTTTAATACCGATGAATGTTTAAATCCAGACTTTTTACCTGGTTAA